From Nakamurella flava, the proteins below share one genomic window:
- a CDS encoding acyltransferase family protein — translation MATAARPAGSRPRAQRDPYADFLRSFSLLVVILWHWCFTILIWRDDGPYATSPLGFTSGLWIATWLLQVMPLFFYIGAYVHLKSWERAAAKGERLWHFALRQARSLAVPSAALLITWVILGFVVGAIFDLTWIGQAVIMVVSPLWFVVTYLIFICLMPLTVWLHRRYDALVLVFLAGLAVIVDVLRFGYDVDSVEWVNMIFVWGFAFQLGYFHGRISGVDSAPRFADGRIDFAYQSPKNRQFARIMTFAGLFALIGLVFSGLYPGSMVGVPGEDSNMAPPTVCIVALTLFQVGFAELIRPSVLHALGHGGFFARATDVFTRFALPLFLFHTTGMALSRGVEWSIFGTQSEAVAPTLTWWLLRPVAIIGPLLATLPVIYLFGRRWRTQTVTPPPRILPAPDEQPGPAVSSGSDPVPDRRPAPRTRPADGAQR, via the coding sequence ATGGCCACGGCAGCTCGTCCGGCCGGTAGCCGGCCGCGCGCCCAGCGCGACCCGTACGCGGATTTCCTGCGGTCGTTCTCGCTGCTCGTCGTCATCCTGTGGCACTGGTGCTTCACGATCCTGATCTGGCGCGACGACGGCCCTTATGCCACCAGCCCCCTCGGATTCACCTCCGGGTTGTGGATCGCCACCTGGCTCCTCCAGGTCATGCCGCTGTTCTTCTACATCGGCGCCTACGTGCACCTGAAGTCGTGGGAGCGGGCCGCGGCCAAGGGCGAGCGGCTCTGGCACTTCGCGCTCCGGCAGGCCCGGTCGCTGGCCGTGCCGTCGGCTGCCCTGCTGATCACCTGGGTGATCCTCGGCTTCGTGGTCGGCGCGATCTTCGACCTGACGTGGATCGGCCAGGCCGTGATCATGGTGGTCTCGCCGCTCTGGTTCGTCGTGACGTACTTGATCTTCATCTGCCTGATGCCGCTCACGGTGTGGTTGCACCGTCGGTACGACGCCCTGGTCCTGGTCTTCCTGGCCGGTCTCGCCGTCATCGTCGACGTGCTCCGCTTCGGCTACGACGTGGACTCCGTCGAGTGGGTCAACATGATCTTCGTCTGGGGTTTCGCGTTCCAGCTCGGGTACTTCCACGGCCGGATCTCCGGAGTGGACTCGGCGCCGCGGTTCGCCGACGGGCGGATCGATTTTGCGTATCAGTCGCCGAAGAACCGGCAGTTCGCGCGGATCATGACCTTCGCCGGTCTGTTCGCCCTCATCGGGCTGGTGTTCTCCGGTCTGTACCCGGGGTCGATGGTCGGGGTGCCCGGCGAGGACTCGAACATGGCCCCGCCGACGGTCTGCATCGTCGCGCTCACCCTGTTCCAGGTCGGGTTCGCCGAGCTCATCCGTCCGTCGGTGCTGCACGCCCTGGGGCACGGCGGCTTCTTCGCCCGGGCGACGGATGTCTTCACCCGGTTCGCGCTACCACTCTTCCTGTTCCACACCACCGGCATGGCGTTGTCCCGCGGGGTGGAATGGTCCATCTTCGGTACCCAGTCCGAGGCCGTCGCTCCGACGCTGACCTGGTGGCTGCTGCGGCCGGTCGCGATCATCGGACCCCTGCTGGCCACCCTTCCGGTCATCTACCTGTTCGGCCGCCGCTGGCGCACGCAGACCGTCACCCCGCCGCCGCGGATTCTGCCCGCACCCGACGAGCAGCCCGGGCCGGCAGTGTCGAGCGGGTCCGACCCGGTGCCGGACCGCCGACCGGCCCCCCGAACGAGGCCGGCCGACGGCGCTCAGCGCTGA
- a CDS encoding septum formation family protein — MRSPRPAGVAVLALAVMVLALGAGAAGRTVAGTAGAAPVGPTPAAGDCLLATTESAAQWIDDNGLRAPERSFGACEQGDDRTASEVVGEVAVILTERSGRPHDDCAEPVGRYVGFDGLPSRSSGDLWHPAGGTTVVVVNPDNRQWADGQRWQACVLLPPLFTADGVIDPVRATATNLRSARGAWADPGYRNRLGDCLTVFAGPIAELTASVFCGTAHDQERLAVASWERDAPQAAYLRQTCGELAAGQLGATDRTRAGVLTTEVVVTDPDGHRAPVAEDDTLAPEGQADCVIRPVDAGQQLTATLLGRRDAPLPLAPR, encoded by the coding sequence ATGCGGTCCCCCCGACCGGCCGGTGTCGCCGTGCTCGCCCTCGCGGTGATGGTGCTCGCGCTGGGAGCGGGTGCGGCCGGTCGGACCGTCGCCGGTACGGCGGGCGCGGCGCCGGTCGGGCCGACTCCCGCCGCCGGCGACTGTCTGCTCGCGACCACCGAGTCCGCCGCCCAGTGGATCGACGACAACGGGTTGCGCGCGCCGGAGCGGTCGTTCGGTGCCTGCGAGCAGGGCGACGACAGGACCGCGTCAGAGGTGGTGGGCGAGGTGGCGGTCATCCTGACCGAGCGCAGCGGCCGTCCGCACGACGACTGCGCCGAGCCGGTCGGTCGCTACGTCGGATTCGATGGTCTGCCGTCACGCAGCTCCGGAGATCTGTGGCACCCGGCCGGCGGGACGACGGTCGTCGTCGTCAACCCGGACAACCGGCAGTGGGCTGACGGCCAGCGGTGGCAGGCGTGCGTGCTGCTGCCCCCGTTGTTCACCGCCGACGGTGTGATCGACCCCGTCCGCGCCACTGCGACGAACCTGCGTTCCGCCCGCGGGGCCTGGGCCGACCCCGGCTACCGGAACCGGCTCGGGGACTGCCTCACCGTGTTCGCCGGGCCGATCGCAGAGCTCACCGCGTCGGTGTTCTGCGGCACGGCGCACGACCAGGAGCGGCTGGCGGTCGCATCCTGGGAGCGCGACGCGCCCCAGGCGGCATACCTGCGCCAGACCTGCGGGGAGTTGGCCGCCGGGCAGCTGGGCGCCACCGACCGGACCCGCGCCGGCGTGCTGACCACCGAGGTCGTCGTCACCGATCCGGACGGCCACCGCGCTCCCGTCGCCGAGGACGACACGCTGGCGCCCGAGGGCCAGGCCGACTGCGTCATCCGCCCCGTCGATGCCGGGCAGCAGTTGACGGCGACCCTGCTGGGCCGGCGCGACGCACCCCTGCCTCTGGCGCCCCGGTGA
- a CDS encoding FAD-binding and (Fe-S)-binding domain-containing protein: MTGVTTRSSRAERSARTAEPSGTGPGLLPEVPPALTAALAAAVGPDEVRIRATDRLARGHDASHYALTPQAVVVPRNAGQVGALLAATARTGVPLTFRSGGTSLNGQGVTDGVLVDTRMHFRDVEVLDGGAKVRVGPGATVRAVNARLARHGRKLGPDPASEIACTIGGMVANNSSGMACGVVANTYRTLHSLVVVLPSGTVVDTGAADADEQLRAAEPGLYEGLSRLRDRVRGDAASVATIERLFAMKNTMGYGVNSLLDHTRPVDILAHLMIGSEGTLGFIASVTMNTVPLLTAAMTGLLVFPDLDRATAALPALVDTGVAAIELMDATSLRVAQADPSADPLVMAIDVRDHTALLVEYQAATAEEVREQAERARPVLTDLPLTASAELSTDAKTRAGLWHIRKGLYATVAGARPSGSTALLEDIVVPVPELLPTCQTLTELFARHDYGDDCVIFGHAKDGNLHFMINEQLGVRNGQQPDLTRLDAFTEDLVDLVLGHGGSLKAEHGTGRMMAPYVRRQYGDELYEVMQEIKRLFDPHGRLNPGVLLSDDPRSHVSNLKTTETVEAEVDRCVECGYCEPVCPSRNLTTTPRQRIVLRREMQRAKAAGDTALLAELEDEYGYDAVDTCAVDGMCQTACPVLINTGDLVRTLRKQEAGGGDGSGRKTVPARVWKTAAKHWDTTTRGASIALTVADKAPSPLVAGTTGLLRKVVDPDVMPAWSPELPEGGTRRSKQEGQPPVGSPAAHPAGEEAVFLPACVGTMFGPADQGPGSSVAFRRLCARAGVELAYPDGLDSLCCGTPWKSKGMADGYEIMVRRVLPALWRATDGGRLPVVVDASSCTEGVREMLHHPEAARLLGELAGVTNPVRTATGDPLPTDKVPAQRAVATEPVVQDEPALRIVDAVQFVAETVLPRLPDTAGRRLGSLAVHPTCSSTHLGTTPHLLTLAGAVADEVVVPDDWGCCAFAGDRGLLHPELTASATRPEVAGMHGRTFDAYASSNRTCELGMTRATGHAYQNVLELLDAATN, from the coding sequence ATGACCGGGGTGACCACCAGATCCAGCCGAGCCGAGCGTTCGGCGCGGACCGCCGAACCGTCCGGGACCGGCCCTGGTCTGCTGCCGGAGGTCCCGCCCGCGCTGACCGCCGCCCTGGCCGCCGCGGTCGGGCCCGACGAGGTCCGGATCCGCGCCACCGACCGATTGGCCCGCGGCCATGACGCCTCGCACTACGCGCTTACCCCGCAGGCGGTCGTCGTGCCCCGGAATGCCGGTCAGGTCGGCGCGCTGCTGGCCGCCACCGCCCGCACCGGAGTGCCGCTGACCTTCCGGTCCGGCGGTACCAGCCTCAACGGGCAGGGCGTCACCGACGGCGTGCTGGTCGACACCCGGATGCACTTCCGCGACGTCGAGGTCCTCGACGGCGGAGCGAAGGTCAGGGTCGGGCCCGGCGCCACGGTCCGCGCGGTGAACGCCCGGCTGGCCCGGCACGGCCGCAAGCTGGGGCCGGATCCGGCCAGCGAGATCGCCTGCACCATCGGCGGAATGGTGGCCAACAACTCCTCCGGCATGGCCTGCGGCGTGGTCGCCAACACCTACCGGACGCTGCATTCGCTGGTCGTGGTCCTGCCGTCCGGGACCGTGGTCGACACCGGCGCCGCGGACGCGGACGAGCAGCTCCGCGCCGCCGAACCCGGCCTGTACGAGGGGCTCTCGCGGCTGCGGGACCGGGTCCGCGGTGACGCCGCGTCGGTCGCGACCATCGAACGGCTGTTCGCGATGAAGAACACGATGGGCTACGGGGTCAACTCGTTGCTCGACCACACCCGGCCCGTCGACATCCTGGCCCACCTGATGATCGGCAGCGAGGGCACCCTCGGGTTCATCGCCTCGGTCACCATGAACACCGTCCCGCTGCTGACCGCGGCGATGACCGGCCTGCTGGTCTTCCCCGACCTGGACCGGGCCACCGCCGCACTGCCCGCGCTGGTCGACACCGGCGTCGCGGCCATCGAGTTGATGGACGCCACCTCCCTGCGGGTGGCCCAGGCCGACCCGTCCGCCGACCCGCTGGTGATGGCCATCGACGTGCGCGACCACACCGCGCTGCTGGTGGAGTACCAGGCCGCCACCGCGGAGGAGGTGCGAGAGCAGGCCGAACGGGCCCGCCCGGTGCTCACCGACCTGCCGCTGACCGCGTCGGCCGAGCTGAGTACCGACGCGAAGACCCGCGCCGGGCTCTGGCACATCCGCAAGGGCCTCTACGCCACGGTGGCCGGCGCCCGTCCGTCCGGCAGCACCGCGCTGCTGGAGGACATCGTCGTCCCCGTCCCCGAGTTGCTGCCGACCTGCCAGACCCTGACCGAGTTGTTCGCCCGGCACGACTACGGCGACGACTGCGTCATCTTCGGGCACGCCAAGGACGGCAACCTGCACTTCATGATCAACGAGCAGCTCGGGGTCCGGAACGGGCAGCAGCCCGACCTGACCCGGCTGGACGCGTTCACCGAGGACCTGGTCGATCTGGTGCTGGGGCACGGCGGCTCGCTCAAGGCCGAGCACGGCACCGGCCGGATGATGGCGCCCTACGTCCGCCGGCAGTACGGCGACGAGCTGTACGAGGTGATGCAGGAGATCAAGCGGCTGTTCGACCCGCACGGCCGGCTCAACCCGGGCGTGCTGCTGTCTGACGATCCCCGTTCGCACGTCAGCAATCTGAAGACCACCGAGACCGTCGAGGCCGAGGTCGACCGCTGCGTCGAGTGTGGGTACTGCGAGCCCGTCTGCCCGAGCCGGAACCTCACCACCACCCCGCGCCAACGGATCGTGCTGCGCCGGGAGATGCAGCGGGCCAAGGCGGCCGGCGACACTGCGCTGCTGGCCGAACTGGAGGACGAGTACGGCTACGACGCGGTCGACACCTGCGCGGTCGACGGCATGTGCCAGACCGCCTGCCCGGTACTCATCAACACCGGCGATCTGGTGCGCACGCTCCGCAAGCAGGAGGCCGGCGGCGGCGACGGTTCCGGAAGGAAGACGGTTCCGGCCAGGGTGTGGAAGACGGCGGCCAAGCACTGGGACACGACCACCCGCGGCGCGTCGATCGCGCTGACCGTGGCCGACAAGGCGCCGTCGCCGCTGGTGGCCGGCACCACCGGTCTCTTGCGCAAGGTCGTCGACCCGGACGTGATGCCGGCCTGGTCGCCGGAGCTCCCGGAGGGCGGCACCCGCCGGTCGAAGCAGGAGGGCCAACCGCCGGTCGGCTCCCCGGCCGCCCATCCGGCCGGGGAGGAGGCGGTGTTCCTGCCGGCCTGCGTGGGCACCATGTTCGGCCCGGCCGACCAGGGGCCCGGCTCGTCGGTGGCCTTCCGCCGGCTGTGTGCGCGGGCCGGGGTCGAACTGGCCTACCCGGACGGTCTGGACTCGCTGTGCTGCGGTACCCCGTGGAAGTCCAAGGGCATGGCCGACGGCTACGAGATCATGGTTCGCCGGGTGCTGCCCGCGTTGTGGCGGGCGACCGACGGCGGCCGGCTGCCGGTCGTGGTCGACGCCTCGTCCTGCACCGAAGGGGTCCGGGAAATGCTCCACCATCCCGAGGCGGCCCGGCTGCTGGGTGAACTGGCCGGCGTGACGAACCCGGTGCGGACGGCCACCGGCGACCCGCTGCCCACCGACAAGGTGCCGGCGCAGCGGGCGGTGGCCACCGAACCGGTGGTGCAGGACGAGCCGGCGCTGCGGATCGTCGACGCCGTGCAGTTCGTGGCCGAGACCGTGCTGCCCCGGCTGCCGGACACGGCCGGCCGGCGCCTCGGCTCGCTGGCCGTGCATCCGACGTGTTCGTCCACCCACCTCGGCACCACGCCGCACCTGCTGACGCTGGCCGGCGCGGTGGCCGACGAGGTGGTCGTCCCGGACGACTGGGGTTGCTGCGCCTTCGCCGGCGACCGGGGGCTGCTGCACCCGGAGCTGACCGCGTCGGCGACCCGGCCGGAGGTGGCCGGGATGCACGGCCGGACGTTCGACGCGTACGCCTCGAGCAACCGGACCTGCGAACTGGGCATGACCCGGGCCACCGGGCATGCCTACCAGAACGTGCTCGAACTGCTGGACGCGGCCACGAACTGA
- a CDS encoding FadR/GntR family transcriptional regulator has product MATEPSWAPVDRVPTYQLVLSRIEEQLVSRSLRPGDKLPPERELAAMLGASRPAVREALRVLQAQGILKSSVGTGADSGTVVMSAPSGALTHLLRVHLAVASFPLSDVVEARVMLERFSAVSAVQSGAIDGAALDGILTAMEREDIGQDEFNELDTRFHVAIAESGGNRLVADLTVAVRESSRTDIHAALTADPEWGDVRSTLRAEHRAIAGALTDGDGPGAADLLEAHIRGFFRYMRQVGVAADPD; this is encoded by the coding sequence GTGGCCACCGAACCGTCCTGGGCTCCGGTCGACCGGGTACCGACCTACCAGCTGGTCCTGTCCCGCATCGAGGAACAACTGGTCTCCCGCTCCCTGCGACCGGGCGACAAACTGCCGCCCGAGCGGGAGCTGGCCGCCATGCTCGGCGCGTCCCGCCCCGCGGTGCGCGAGGCCCTGCGCGTGTTGCAGGCGCAGGGCATCCTCAAGTCGTCGGTGGGCACCGGGGCGGACTCCGGGACCGTCGTCATGTCCGCGCCGAGCGGTGCGCTCACCCATCTGCTGCGGGTGCACCTGGCGGTGGCCTCGTTCCCCCTGTCGGACGTCGTCGAGGCCCGGGTCATGCTCGAACGCTTCAGCGCGGTGAGCGCCGTGCAGTCGGGGGCCATCGACGGTGCCGCCCTCGACGGCATCCTCACCGCGATGGAGCGGGAGGACATCGGCCAGGACGAGTTCAACGAGCTGGACACCAGGTTCCACGTGGCCATCGCCGAGTCCGGCGGCAACCGCCTGGTCGCCGACCTGACGGTGGCCGTCCGCGAGTCCAGTCGCACCGACATCCACGCGGCCCTGACCGCCGATCCGGAGTGGGGTGACGTCCGGTCGACGCTGCGGGCCGAACACCGGGCGATCGCCGGCGCACTGACGGACGGCGACGGCCCCGGGGCCGCGGATCTGCTCGAGGCCCACATCCGCGGCTTCTTCCGCTACATGCGGCAGGTCGGCGTCGCCGCCGACCCCGACTGA
- a CDS encoding CPBP family intramembrane glutamic endopeptidase, with protein sequence MNSVLAARPAIAHRSRRRRHIALVVALVLLIISNVMANRILPSWAYVPWNLSMALLLLGVAYRGGAGPVAVGLGVRHWHRPVGVGLLLVGGVALIYGIGMLLPATRSAFLDSRIGDVGVSGLLFAVLIQIPLGTVVLEEIAFRGVLPALMGASPAIRWAWWPVLGASFAFGLWHILPSIGLNSANAAVGGALGSNQVLTSTLAVVSMTAAGILMCALARLGKGVKTTMLLHWATNSLGFVAAWLLVN encoded by the coding sequence GTGAACTCTGTCCTGGCGGCCCGACCCGCGATCGCGCACCGGTCCCGCCGTCGACGTCACATCGCCCTGGTCGTCGCCCTGGTCCTGCTGATCATCAGCAACGTGATGGCCAACCGGATCCTTCCGTCCTGGGCCTACGTCCCGTGGAACCTGTCGATGGCCTTGCTGCTGCTCGGGGTCGCCTACCGGGGTGGTGCGGGACCGGTCGCGGTGGGCCTCGGCGTCCGGCATTGGCACCGACCGGTCGGGGTCGGCCTGCTGCTGGTCGGTGGGGTCGCCCTGATCTACGGCATCGGCATGCTGCTGCCGGCGACCCGCTCGGCGTTCCTGGACAGCCGGATCGGGGACGTCGGGGTGAGCGGCCTGCTCTTCGCGGTGCTCATCCAGATCCCGTTGGGCACGGTGGTGCTGGAGGAGATCGCCTTCCGCGGCGTCCTGCCCGCGCTGATGGGGGCGTCCCCGGCGATCCGCTGGGCCTGGTGGCCGGTGCTCGGGGCCTCGTTCGCGTTCGGGCTGTGGCACATCCTGCCGTCCATCGGGTTGAACAGCGCCAACGCCGCCGTCGGGGGGGCGTTGGGGTCGAACCAGGTACTGACCAGCACGTTGGCCGTGGTCAGCATGACGGCGGCGGGCATCCTGATGTGTGCGCTCGCCCGGCTGGGCAAGGGCGTGAAGACGACGATGCTGCTGCACTGGGCGACCAACTCGTTGGGGTTCGTGGCGGCGTGGCTGCTCGTCAACTAG
- a CDS encoding xanthine dehydrogenase family protein molybdopterin-binding subunit — MTATRPGSGSPIGRSMVRPDADAKTRGAAVYTIDHVEAGMLHAAVLRAPVAAATIRRLDVTAAAGLAGVHAVVTGADAPHRSGMLATKDQTVFAIDTVRYAGEPIAAVAAESAAAAAAAVAAIELDLEPLPPVVDLDEAVAPQTRLIHPDWATYEVPVEGHRGGNVAWELTLDRGSDDEWAVAFATAAAVVDDEFRVPRQHQTPLEPHACVARWNQGRYTVHTSTQFPHSVRSRTAELLGLRPSAIRVIVPTVGGGFGGKLDAMLEPIACLLARRSGRPVRLVNTREEELTTAGPRENAVLRLRTAVAADGTLLAQQADVLIDNGANSSGETIVCAAVPPLALGGTYRVPLARYRCRVVYTNTAPTAAFRGVGGPYVIFAQESHLDSIARRIGVDRRDLRLRNVLHAGEAMVNGQVLPDAALVDALASVEQRMPWNPGRAPATKGALRGTAVVPLTWLTNPGPAEASIALNDDGTVLVTTAATDIGTGAVVTGIRQIVAARLGVDVADVIISTPDTDAAGFDNGAQGSRTTYGSGAAADRAAGELRDLILRAAADQLEVAEADLVIEGGGVTMVGNPAVSVPLGTVSAGAMWTTGPLSATGRFVSPPASFDAGCFVGSLFSTINGTSSHAHAAEVEVDPATGAVTVLRYVIAQDVGTAINPAMITSQVHGAVAQGLGYALYEALRIGDDGQVLDRNLGTYRVPTALDVPDIDLAILEIPGSNGALGVKGAAEPPIVPVAAVIACAVADAIGTTVHELPMTPFSVLAALRGRD, encoded by the coding sequence ATGACCGCCACCCGACCCGGCAGCGGCTCCCCCATCGGCCGCTCGATGGTCCGGCCCGACGCCGACGCCAAGACCCGCGGAGCCGCCGTCTACACGATCGACCACGTGGAGGCGGGCATGCTGCACGCCGCCGTGCTGCGGGCCCCGGTCGCCGCGGCCACGATCCGCCGGCTCGACGTGACGGCGGCGGCCGGTCTGGCCGGGGTGCACGCGGTGGTCACCGGCGCGGATGCCCCGCACCGCTCGGGGATGCTGGCCACCAAGGACCAGACCGTGTTCGCCATCGACACCGTGCGGTACGCCGGGGAGCCGATCGCCGCCGTCGCCGCCGAGAGCGCGGCCGCAGCGGCGGCCGCCGTCGCCGCCATCGAGCTCGACCTGGAACCCCTTCCCCCCGTCGTCGATCTCGACGAGGCGGTGGCGCCGCAGACCCGGCTGATCCACCCGGACTGGGCCACGTACGAGGTGCCGGTCGAGGGTCACCGCGGCGGCAACGTCGCCTGGGAACTGACGCTCGACCGCGGCAGCGACGACGAGTGGGCCGTCGCGTTCGCAACGGCCGCCGCCGTGGTCGACGACGAGTTCCGGGTGCCCCGCCAGCACCAGACCCCACTGGAACCGCACGCGTGCGTCGCCCGGTGGAACCAGGGCCGCTACACCGTCCACACGTCCACCCAGTTCCCGCACTCGGTGCGCAGCCGGACGGCCGAGCTGCTGGGCCTACGGCCGTCGGCGATCCGGGTGATCGTGCCGACCGTCGGCGGCGGGTTCGGCGGCAAGCTCGACGCCATGTTGGAGCCGATCGCCTGTCTGCTGGCCCGGCGGTCCGGTCGGCCGGTCCGACTGGTCAACACCCGCGAGGAGGAGCTGACCACCGCCGGCCCCCGCGAGAACGCGGTGCTGCGGCTGCGCACCGCCGTCGCCGCCGACGGCACCCTGCTCGCCCAGCAGGCCGACGTGCTGATCGACAACGGGGCCAATTCCAGTGGGGAGACCATCGTCTGCGCCGCGGTGCCGCCCCTGGCGCTGGGCGGCACCTACCGCGTTCCACTGGCCCGGTACCGCTGTCGGGTCGTCTACACCAACACCGCCCCGACCGCCGCGTTCCGCGGGGTGGGCGGGCCCTACGTCATCTTCGCCCAGGAGTCGCACCTGGACTCGATCGCCCGCCGCATCGGCGTCGACCGCCGGGACCTACGGCTGCGGAACGTGCTGCACGCCGGCGAGGCGATGGTCAACGGTCAGGTGCTGCCGGACGCCGCCCTGGTGGACGCACTCGCGTCGGTCGAGCAACGCATGCCCTGGAACCCTGGCCGTGCTCCGGCGACGAAGGGCGCACTGCGCGGCACCGCCGTCGTCCCGCTCACCTGGTTGACCAATCCGGGACCCGCGGAGGCGTCGATCGCGCTCAACGACGACGGCACCGTCCTGGTGACGACCGCCGCCACCGACATCGGGACCGGCGCCGTGGTGACCGGGATCCGGCAGATCGTCGCTGCCCGGCTGGGCGTCGACGTCGCCGACGTGATCATCTCCACCCCTGACACCGATGCCGCCGGCTTCGACAACGGCGCCCAGGGCAGCCGCACCACCTACGGCTCCGGAGCCGCCGCCGACCGGGCCGCCGGAGAACTGCGTGACCTCATCCTGCGAGCCGCCGCCGACCAGCTGGAGGTCGCCGAGGCCGACCTGGTCATCGAGGGCGGGGGGGTCACGATGGTGGGCAACCCCGCCGTGTCGGTGCCCCTCGGAACCGTCAGTGCGGGCGCAATGTGGACCACCGGTCCGCTCTCGGCGACCGGCCGGTTCGTCTCCCCGCCGGCGTCGTTCGACGCCGGGTGTTTCGTGGGCAGCCTGTTCTCGACGATCAACGGGACCTCCTCCCACGCGCACGCCGCCGAGGTGGAGGTCGACCCGGCGACTGGCGCGGTGACCGTGCTGCGCTACGTCATCGCCCAGGACGTGGGCACCGCGATTAACCCGGCCATGATCACCAGCCAGGTCCATGGCGCGGTCGCCCAGGGCCTGGGCTATGCGTTGTACGAGGCGCTGCGGATCGGCGATGACGGCCAGGTGCTGGACCGGAACCTCGGTACGTATCGCGTGCCGACCGCGCTGGACGTCCCCGACATCGACCTGGCGATCCTGGAGATCCCCGGGTCGAACGGCGCCCTCGGCGTCAAGGGCGCCGCCGAACCGCCGATCGTGCCCGTGGCCGCGGTGATCGCGTGCGCGGTTGCCGATGCCATCGGAACCACGGTGCACGAACTGCCGATGACCCCGTTCTCCGTTCTGGCCGCACTACGGGGACGGGACTGA